The Anoplolepis gracilipes chromosome 7, ASM4749672v1, whole genome shotgun sequence genome segment TCCCCTTGGTCTGCACCACCGCGCCAGACGTAACTGCCGCTTTCAGATATCTCTTGATGAAGGGGGCAAACTTTTCGCCGTCGACCTTGTAAGTCGAGACGATGTACTTCTTGATGGCCAGCACGGATGAGCCCTTGCGATCTTTTAGCTCCTTGATGGCGGCCGTAACCATCTCCGCGGTTGGCGGATGTGTTGACTTCGGGCGCTGAGTCTTCGCCTTAGATTTGGCAGCTTTTTTCGCTGCTGGAGCAGAAGCTGCATTTTCCACAGCTGTGGTATTACCGTTCTTATCCTCCATGGCGATAATATGCGAGAGATATTGTGCAACGTTCGCAGacgaatacaaatataaactcGTTCTAAACGCTCACAGATGACGCTATTCACGAACTGTCGTTCGTCGCGCTACTAGTACTGTGAGCGCGGACCATGGAGAGAGGCCCTCCCAATGTTGCGAGTAACATGCCGTTGGGAATGAAAGAGCGCCCGGTAATTGTTTGttgtttaaacaatattttgcaCAATGAAGGTCGTTCGGTCAATGTGCAAAATCGTAGAAGCGAGTAGCTAGTTTCGTTTGATGTGTGTTTCAACGGATTTCTACGCGATATACATCGATTTTTACGCGGTTCCGTGCGACGCGAGCAGCTGATCCATTGGGGGGAGTCGATTCAACTTGCCAAATAAGTTAATAAACAATGCAATTATCGATCCACGATGCGTTTATGCGGTTCACGAAACGTCATGATAGCTGTGCTAACTGATCGCAAGTGTTTACTTCGGACGAGATACCAAATTCACGTTGAATATTCCAACTTAAGTGGGTGGCAGAATACAAGCGTTAGCGCAACACAATGTGAATACCGATTACAAAGTACATTTGCAGACAATTTTATGGAATAGTGTAAAATGTCATTATCGATCGGGAGGAGTGCAGATATTGTTAggttgtaatattatatgcataatcGTGAAATTTCCTcgaaaaaaactatatatgaGCGAGACGATCTCTTGTAAGGCGTCGATTGCACATCCGTGCAGTTAAACGTCTCTGTGTAATAAACCATCTAAGACAAGATAACGAAACAATCATGtagtgaattattatattaataaaaaatgacattcGATAAAGCACAAATAACCGTAATacagttgtttttttttaaaatttctaaatctgGATTGAAGTTAATGTCAGAATTTACTTCTGATCCTCGAACTGCGTGACCGAGAAAACGTGAAATTCGAGCCGCGCTTGAAAAATTGTCGTTTTCATAAATCATAGATTCTTTTGTATTCTGAAACTGTCGCTCGACAatgtaattagatttttattcttaaaatccgttgacaaaattgaaaatgaaaaatattatttttcatgctAAATTTATATCGAAACAACGTTTTAAAGACTTATCTGTAGCCCGTTAGTCAAGCATTTCTTTGCAacgtcattatttaatataacatttctgAAGTAATGTCTTATCGATGTTTCTCTATTTGGAAGTAcattttcattgtttttttacaatgaaaatttaattaatctgtaGACACATATAAATGATGCATATCGCTTAAAGCTGTCTCTGCTTTAAAATTAACGGAAGACTCGTAGTTGCGCGAAAGCCACTTAACATGAGACGCGTGacgttttatatctatttgtgaataatttaaacttattataaaagtttatcataaaacttgaaaaacctgttttaaaagaaagtaCGCACCTTATTCCGTCTTATCTTACTATGTTATCTTTCTATCGTTCTAACGTTCtttgtttgtttaaaataatacattttctttatctgacaaataaaattaatataattttagaaatgaaCGAGGTTTCTGTGCCACTTTCCAATTTTATCTATGCTCTCaatgtttcaattaatatgcaaacgtaaaaaaaaaaaatatatatatatatacatagcgattttttatataacatatctcactattatatactataacatttaatttgtcTTCATTATTCGCATAATCACACTttgtaaaagttatatataatcctCATGTGACATTTCCAAAACTTTGTAAGTTACTATTTCgcatattttctgtatttaaaaaaacctatGTTGAtgcaagaagaaaaaataacatagaTACTTgaccgagaaaaaaataacagtttcaacaataaaataatgttaaaagcTGTAGTTCATTGATTTCCCTTTTGTAGGTTAATCTTTTAAACTTGTACgtctaaaataattctataatattttaaggaataatacatatgcatatatatatatatatataatgatcaGACATTAATACtagtttctttaaataaactatGCAATTACAAAGAGTgacttttaatactttaataatgggaattatttataatctctcGAAAAAACATGCATTTAAAAGTATACTTTAATAGTATTTAGCctctaaataagaaataacatATTGATCGATATTTTCTTCCGACGATAAAGATATTGTAaaggattattatttttttctaattaccatttaattggttaatttatggaaaataaaattgaccaATGTCTTTTAACAAAGATGCAGTATGCATTATATTtcgcaatattaaaaaaatgtatatttaaaagtacattttaATGGATGAATAACACTtgattatataactattagaAAATAACTTAAAACGCATTAACATGactatcaataataaatatatattctaatatccgtaagaaaataaaataaaacattttgttgCACAGTCTGTACAATagattaatttagataaatattttacactcgTACAGAGTTATTAGAAAACATGATTTTAGATACATGACATTTGACGTTTGACATTAAATATGACATTTGCTTCTGATATCTAATTTATGTATCTCTAATACTGaaactataattaatgtttttataaatgttgaacattatatagttatattcaACTTTGAGAAACTAGTTTATGTAGCATTGTACatgaatgaatatttaaacaatttgaatCAAACTCTAGTATCCACATATATCAAATGACAAGACATTACTTGAGAACTTATTGACTGAAACTTTAccacataaaatatttgatagctTTTATCTTCGAAACTTCTTCGAATTTGAAtcatgtgtattatatacgaataactcaatattcaaacaaattctaattttaacttGAAATCAATTACTCCTCATATCAACTTTTTTGTTGTTAGAGGgttttaataagtataaagagattgcaagtaaatatatattacataaattaaactatactatccttttttcatatttgtatctttaaagcaaacttctttaatttatatttataataattttcaatcattcTTATATGTAGAAGATAACAtaggaaaacattttttatatctcgtaTTCTATGTAAAGGATACTCTTTCTCGAAGTACGTAGCATGTAATGAAACAGCATGCTCGTGCTCACCACTGACCGAGCTCGTAGAGCGCTGCGTTCGTTTCTCCCCACCACCGGAGCTGCAACCAATCACCGTCGAGTAGTCTGCATGCTGGGTCTATAAAAGCCGGCGAAAACTGAACGGCGAGCACATTTCTGTTGACCATCGTGCTGATACTACGTACCTCTGAGTTCGCATAATGGCTCGTACAAAGCAGACTGCTCGTAAATCTACCGGTGGTAAAGCACCGCGAAAGCAATTGGCGACCAAAGCGGCTCGCAAAAGCGCGCCCGCTACAGGTGGCGTAAAGAAGCCTCATCGTTACAGGCCTGGTACTGTAGCTCTTCGTGAGATTCGTCGCTATCAGAAGAGCACTGAACTGTTGATCCGTAAATTGCCGTTCCAGCGTCTTGTTCGTGAGATCGCACAAGACTTCAAAACTGATCTCCGTTTCCAAAGCTCGGCCGTTATGGCGTTGCAGGAGGCTAGCGAGGCATACCTCGTCGGTCTGTTTGAAGACACTAACCTGTGCGCTATTCACGCCAAGCGAGTCACCATCATGCCTAAAGATATCCAATTGGCTCGTCGTATTCGTGGAGAACGTGCTTAAACCTCTTAAAATACCACCGGCCCTTTTTAGGGCCACCAATTAATTATTCGAAGGATTTTCTCAGTTTCGCAAACGTTTTTTCCCTACATcctataaatgtttatttcatattttattattaattttagctTTTTAAGTGATAgaatcttgtattttttatgaattattaaatctagtataaaatttaagaaagctAGAAACATTACATGCAAATTTCgttattttcacaaattaaaacaGTGTAAAGTACGTTTCTGATTTAGTCTTTCGtttactttttcaaaatattaaattcaactctaaaatcgattttaacacaaagattattttcaaatataaaactattgatacatttttttagatagttaatattttatttgaaaaaatttcaacgcAAATGAGATGTCATGAATATAAcgatttttttgttctttactGTCTTTGATACTTTGGagaaacatacaatttttaacgtacactttataaagttataatactgattatattataaaaagacattggcttatattcatattacatattaaaattctatattgaTTTGTAatctcttaataaatttattaaaacgtaaCAGTAAAAAACAAAGTCGATGCAAAGCATAattgatttcaatttaaattgagatttagttattcatatataatacgcATGATTCAAATTCGAAAgaagttttgaaaataaaagtaatcaaTTAACGACTAAAGTTTAATAAGCTCTCAAGTAATGCCTTCTCATTTGATATGCATGAATACTAGAGTTtgacttaatttatttaaatattcgtttGTACAATAACTCAACAACACATCGTATCATTAATTGACTATAAACTGTTTTATCTGTAATGTCATTCGCTTCTAACTTTTATAACCTATAAAGctttaatctaaatttttaatcattattctaTTTGGATTATGTCATTCACTcatacgaaatatttcatcCGTTTTATCGACTTTGCACGAGTGtatttagattaatttcaaatgtattataaaattgcatgtTACATGCATTTACCGTTTAATTActtgtaaattcaaaattggtttttgtaaagttaatatatttttagcaatAGCTACTTTGggagaagaaaaatagaataaattttgatttaaatatatacaaaacaggatattatttatgctttattaaaagcataaaatttaatttcaaagtaaagattattttttcattgtatattAACTGttcaaatacattttacattttgttagATTGACAAACACCGTCTTtagataaattgtaaatttgattGGACATGCAAATATTCATGAATGAATTGAAATGTTGAATATAATCTCCGTTGAATAGTTCTTTTTTagtattgtatgtatatttaaataaaatgttttgacattaatttttgtataataattttaatacatagtaggattttgttttattttaatgggAAGAATATATAGCAAACAAAAGTTAAACCAAACGTTTGATTCATTTGTGGCCCTGAAAAGGGCCGATTtgatatttgtagaaaatcCACAGTTCTTAACCGCCAAAACCGTACAGAGTTCTGCCTTGACGTTTCAGGGCGTATACGACATCCATGGCAGTTACGGTCTTCCTTTTGGCGTGCTCGGTGTAGGTGACAGCATCGCGGATGACGTTTTCAAGGAACACCTTCAACACACCGCGGGTTTCTTCGTAAATCAAGCCGGAAATACGCTTGACACCGCCACGTCGCGCCAGACGACGGATGGCCGGCTTGGTAATACCCTGGATGTTATCACGAAGAACCTTCCTATGTCGCTTCGCTCCTCCTTTTCCCAATCCCTTTCCTCCCTTACCGCGACCAGTCATCTTGAGCTTCTATATACGATCAGCGTCTACAAACGAGAAAACAGATCGAATGACGCTATATGCCTGGCGGAGCATCCTTTTATACCGGCCGGATCCAACTTCTCCCCACCACGTCGACACTGACCAATCAGAGCAGGCCCCTTGTTTCTTGGCTAACGTACACGTTACATATACTAGatgataaagaattattttttatatgcaatatttcagTCAAtcgatatgaaataaattgccAACGTACATATAAAGAcgttatctatttattaatcaaaaaattgctaaagctatttattttatggaaaggaagaaaagagtaaaaagGAAAACCCCTAACAATCAAttcactaacaataagcttaaataaaaagtatatatgtttatatttgatttcgaTAAGCATTGCAAAGTAtagtgaaaaaatagaatatggaAAATAACTTGGTAATATCTAAGACAtagaatgtattttatacagtaTGCAATACGCCGAGTTATTACTATGTTTATTCATAAGTTTGAGTTTCCCTAAAGCTTTTTGAAGCTGTTCCTGcgtaataaattgaataaacaaGGATGTTGCATAAATTTAGTTAATTACATTAACCAACGTTGCattaattgtgtataaataatgatattagtattttttctcatagaatctccaaaatatttaataattatactgctcgatatctattatataataatgagataaaattttactcttattataaagcattaaataaatgcaattataaaatattctctataattctactagagaaaaaattttatagcgaTACGAGGTGCATCTCACTTGGTGGCAGAAGCATCGACCAATAGTACTGCAGCGAAGCAGGAGTTGAGTGCTGCTCGTACCTGATTGGTGCGCCTGTGCTATCGCTTGGCACTATATAAACGCGCGTCGAAGGCTGCAGGAAATCATTCGGTCTCCGAGTTTGTTTCGATACAGACGTACGAGAACTTCATCATGCCACCGAAAGCTAGCGGTAAAGCGGTGAAAAAGGCCGGAAAGGCGCAGAAGAACATCAGTAAAACCgataagaagaag includes the following:
- the LOC140668260 gene encoding histone H4, with the translated sequence MTGRGKGGKGLGKGGAKRHRKVLRDNIQGITKPAIRRLARRGGVKRISGLIYEETRGVLKVFLENVIRDAVTYTEHAKRKTVTAMDVVYALKRQGRTLYGFGG
- the LOC140668258 gene encoding histone H3, which gives rise to MARTKQTARKSTGGKAPRKQLATKAARKSAPATGGVKKPHRYRPGTVALREIRRYQKSTELLIRKLPFQRLVREIAQDFKTDLRFQSSAVMALQEASEAYLVGLFEDTNLCAIHAKRVTIMPKDIQLARRIRGERA